In a genomic window of Spirosoma agri:
- a CDS encoding DUF3526 domain-containing protein, with the protein MIRLAFTNFIRSGGVRIGLVFLLTVGITALLVGKQFSQRQQQSLSDVLAFQQSDFSRQAAIHHDDMGLLLYYLKFSVINQTRPLTGLSIGQRDVNAAVQSVTIRALEGQKYDADLTNPANLLLGNVDFSFVLIYLFPLLIIAFTYSIISDEKENGTWSMVAVQSQHLFCFVGQLFAIRLAVLLAVLLIISGLAISVLDIPLDSAFMLFLATSVGYMLFWFSVCFWVTSLQRSSSTNAMLLLGIWLALLIVLPAALNNYLMARYPVPEAQATTLAQRKGYHEKWDMDKTATVEKFYAHYPQFRQIPAVAMPTDWRWYYAMQQLGDDESAVQAGELKQKLQQREASSRAIARFIPTLHTQLQLSELARSGLGNQLRFLEYTTRFHEKMRLYFYPKIFANAAVSAENWSSFRVDTFADSTPIGPVTVLGPLVIFISLFAGLGWYRFRQTIYQL; encoded by the coding sequence ATGATTCGACTTGCATTCACCAATTTTATTCGCTCCGGCGGTGTCCGGATTGGTCTTGTTTTTTTACTGACGGTCGGCATTACCGCCCTGTTGGTTGGTAAACAATTCAGCCAGCGGCAGCAGCAAAGCCTGTCTGACGTCCTTGCATTTCAGCAAAGCGACTTCTCCCGTCAGGCGGCCATTCACCATGACGATATGGGGTTATTGCTCTATTACCTCAAATTTTCGGTTATCAACCAAACCCGGCCTCTCACGGGTCTTTCCATCGGCCAGCGTGATGTCAATGCGGCCGTGCAGAGCGTGACGATCCGGGCGCTGGAAGGTCAGAAATATGATGCCGATCTGACCAATCCTGCCAATCTGTTACTGGGTAATGTTGATTTTAGTTTCGTGCTGATTTACCTGTTTCCCCTGCTGATTATTGCCTTCACCTATTCCATTATTTCGGACGAAAAAGAGAACGGCACCTGGTCAATGGTAGCGGTTCAAAGCCAACACCTGTTTTGTTTCGTCGGTCAGCTCTTTGCGATTCGGCTGGCGGTACTACTGGCGGTTTTGCTGATCATTTCTGGTCTGGCCATTTCGGTGCTGGACATCCCACTGGATAGCGCTTTTATGCTGTTTCTGGCTACGTCGGTGGGGTACATGCTGTTCTGGTTCAGCGTCTGCTTCTGGGTGACCTCGCTGCAACGTTCGTCCAGTACCAATGCGATGTTGCTGTTGGGCATCTGGCTGGCTCTGCTGATTGTACTGCCAGCCGCCCTCAACAACTACCTGATGGCTCGCTACCCGGTGCCGGAAGCGCAGGCGACTACGCTGGCCCAGCGCAAAGGCTACCACGAAAAATGGGATATGGACAAAACCGCTACGGTCGAGAAGTTCTATGCGCATTATCCTCAATTTCGCCAGATACCCGCCGTTGCCATGCCCACCGACTGGCGGTGGTACTATGCCATGCAGCAATTGGGCGACGACGAATCGGCGGTACAGGCGGGTGAACTGAAGCAGAAACTACAGCAGCGCGAAGCGTCCAGCCGAGCCATCGCCCGATTTATTCCGACACTGCACACCCAGCTTCAACTGAGTGAACTGGCGCGTTCGGGGTTAGGTAACCAACTCCGTTTCCTGGAGTACACCACCCGGTTCCATGAAAAGATGCGTCTGTATTTCTACCCCAAAATTTTCGCCAATGCCGCTGTTTCGGCCGAGAACTGGTCCAGTTTCAGGGTCGACACCTTTGCCGATTCAACACCTATCGGTCCCGTTACCGTCTTAGGACCATTAGTCATCTTCATCAGTCTGTTTGCGGGGCTGGGCTGGTATCGGTTCCGCCAAACAATTTATCAGCTATAG
- a CDS encoding TonB-dependent siderophore receptor, which yields MLCRTLTAIAVEQNSMKHFFTTLFILSSFYLQAQSITGAVIDAQNGAPVVGATVKLLDTDKGTTTDTAGKFALNAPTTGTLQVSFVGFKTTTVPVRDRFFTVELVPETAELQTVEVVGRVARDYNSEYSFSATKIAALNKDIPQSIGTVTKELMADRQAFQLADAVKIVSGVTPSSFYNQYAIRGISQNEEGQIINGMRTRQYYFLQPLTTNIERVEVLKGPASASFSSVDPGGSINLVTKKPLAVDRKEVSLSAGSFSTIRGTLDFTGPLNTGKTLLYRVNGAYQEARSYRDLVRNNALLVSPSFSYIPSQKTALNAELILSQSSGNLDRGQPIFGAVAGVTDLNSTPISLNLGASNDFFTAKELLITGSLAHKFTDRISVNVSYMKQTWTEDLQEHRTTNAFAVDLTGKPVTSLAAMQFVQRKQFWNIDNLNAYLTVNVNTGAATHDLLVGYDLSDWQKRKGGGQNSARGFLLKDGSVANSFVLANAASYQTSTAGGVVLPRPNVNYFDLANPSYTIRNVNDYVLNARTPLPAALTTTHAIYAQEQLRWNKLRLLLGLRYESFQDITNYQSPGESSFTKTALLPRVGLTYSLGPNLNVYGTYLEGFQGQSNTVTLLPNTGGFYNTAKSANLFEPLRSDLKEIGAKAQLFGGRMSLNAAVYEINQRNLLLNANLPAFPDSLVTRGAERSRGFEMDVAGYLMPNWQLNTSYSYIDAVIVTDNDAALVGAQKQNTPVHSGNLWTRYNFPSNSALSDLGIGLGFQYSGSKIPWFSRAFDVPAYTLVDMALYYTPAKSNVQVALNINNLANRTYWLGAQNYLRLFPGAPRNMMLTLTYRF from the coding sequence ATGCTTTGTCGAACACTAACGGCCATTGCCGTCGAACAGAACTCCATGAAGCATTTTTTTACGACTCTATTTATTCTCAGTTCGTTTTATCTACAGGCCCAGTCCATAACCGGCGCTGTTATCGATGCACAGAACGGTGCTCCGGTGGTAGGAGCAACCGTGAAGTTACTCGATACCGACAAAGGAACTACGACCGATACTGCCGGAAAGTTTGCCCTCAACGCGCCCACAACGGGTACGTTACAGGTCTCGTTTGTCGGGTTTAAGACAACGACGGTGCCAGTCCGCGACCGGTTTTTTACGGTCGAACTCGTGCCCGAAACAGCCGAATTGCAGACGGTGGAGGTAGTGGGGCGCGTGGCCAGAGACTACAACAGCGAATACTCGTTTTCGGCAACCAAAATTGCGGCTCTGAACAAAGACATTCCGCAGTCGATTGGCACCGTAACCAAAGAACTGATGGCTGATCGACAGGCGTTTCAGCTAGCCGATGCGGTCAAAATTGTGAGTGGGGTAACCCCATCGAGCTTTTATAATCAGTATGCCATTCGGGGCATCAGTCAGAACGAAGAAGGTCAGATTATCAATGGGATGCGGACCCGGCAATATTATTTCTTACAACCGCTGACCACCAACATCGAACGGGTCGAAGTGCTCAAAGGCCCGGCCAGCGCGTCGTTTTCGTCGGTCGATCCCGGTGGCAGCATCAATCTGGTGACTAAAAAACCGCTGGCCGTAGATCGCAAGGAGGTGAGCCTGAGCGCGGGCAGTTTCAGCACGATACGGGGTACACTCGATTTTACGGGACCACTCAACACTGGCAAAACGCTGTTGTACCGCGTCAATGGTGCTTACCAGGAAGCCCGTAGTTACCGCGATCTGGTTCGTAACAATGCGTTGCTGGTTTCGCCGTCCTTTTCGTACATCCCAAGCCAGAAAACGGCCCTCAACGCGGAGCTTATCCTGAGCCAGTCAAGTGGTAATCTCGACCGGGGGCAACCCATTTTTGGCGCTGTCGCGGGTGTGACGGATCTGAACAGTACGCCTATAAGCCTGAACCTGGGGGCCAGCAACGATTTCTTTACGGCCAAAGAGCTACTTATCACGGGAAGTCTGGCCCATAAATTCACCGACCGGATCAGCGTCAATGTATCGTACATGAAACAGACTTGGACGGAAGATCTACAGGAGCATCGCACCACCAATGCCTTCGCCGTTGATCTGACGGGCAAACCCGTTACCTCGCTGGCCGCCATGCAGTTTGTTCAGCGAAAGCAGTTCTGGAACATCGACAATCTGAATGCGTATCTGACTGTTAATGTTAACACGGGCGCAGCTACGCACGATTTGCTGGTAGGATACGACCTCTCAGACTGGCAAAAGCGAAAAGGAGGTGGACAGAATTCCGCCCGGGGTTTTCTGCTCAAAGACGGTTCAGTGGCAAACTCGTTCGTGCTGGCAAACGCGGCCAGTTACCAGACCAGTACGGCAGGGGGCGTCGTACTGCCGCGTCCAAACGTGAACTACTTCGACCTGGCCAACCCCAGTTATACCATTCGGAATGTGAACGACTACGTGCTGAACGCGCGGACACCGCTCCCGGCTGCGCTCACCACCACGCACGCGATCTATGCCCAGGAACAACTTCGCTGGAATAAGCTACGGTTGCTGCTGGGGCTTCGTTACGAGTCATTTCAGGATATTACCAATTACCAGTCGCCCGGTGAATCATCGTTTACCAAGACAGCCCTGCTACCCCGCGTGGGCCTGACCTATTCGCTTGGGCCTAACCTGAACGTTTACGGTACATATCTGGAAGGGTTTCAGGGACAGTCGAACACGGTGACGCTGCTGCCGAACACGGGCGGTTTTTACAACACGGCTAAATCGGCGAACCTGTTCGAACCATTGCGCAGCGATCTGAAAGAGATAGGGGCCAAAGCTCAGCTCTTCGGGGGGCGTATGAGCCTGAACGCGGCTGTATACGAGATCAACCAGCGCAACCTGCTGCTCAATGCCAACCTGCCCGCTTTTCCCGACTCGCTCGTCACGCGCGGGGCCGAACGGAGCCGGGGGTTCGAGATGGATGTGGCGGGTTACCTGATGCCGAACTGGCAACTTAATACATCCTACAGCTACATCGATGCTGTGATTGTAACCGATAACGACGCAGCACTGGTGGGTGCCCAGAAGCAGAATACCCCCGTTCACAGCGGCAACCTCTGGACACGGTATAATTTTCCGTCAAACTCGGCGCTGAGCGATTTGGGGATTGGGCTGGGATTCCAGTACAGCGGCAGTAAAATACCCTGGTTCTCGCGGGCTTTCGACGTACCGGCCTACACGTTGGTTGATATGGCCCTGTATTACACGCCAGCAAAAAGTAACGTGCAGGTAGCGCTGAACATCAACAATCTGGCCAACCGGACCTATTGGCTCGGTGCCCAGAATTACCTGCGCCTTTTTCCGGGCGCTCCGCGCAATATGATGCTCACCCTAACCTACCGATTTTAA
- a CDS encoding S8 family serine peptidase, with amino-acid sequence MVFDKFTASNNTATNKVVWLLLLFSLVYGHSFGQTTRKYLVLLRDKASSPYSINRPDQFLSQRAILRRQKQNIAVLERDLPVNPAYITQLQQTGAKIWFPSRWLNAVLVEATDATIATIQKLSFVKGLEFGRSLSNARISAETNETTINKFAKVSATEPLNYGDSKSQIEQIGADKMHQQGYQGEGMLIAVLDAGFLNANRVSFLKPVFDENRVLGTYDFVRKETSVYEDDYHGLSCLSAIAATADNQLYGTAYKASFVLLRTEDAFSESRVEEANWLFGAEYADSAGVDVISSSLGYTEFDDVSTNYTYQNMDGKTALCSRAAQIATETGMVVVVAAGNEGSKSWHYISTPSDAVSVLAIGAVTQAGQRASFSSFGPSADGRIKPDLAARGQGTIVGYPSGTGFISSGDGTSFATPLIAGLAAGFWQSHPKLTAAQVTASLRQSGSQYTTPDDQLGYGIPNFERASAIASTYSQLLVYPNPFSEREPLAVQWGEIDPNVPLNATLVDLAGRVVWQTSFTSVGLSAFVLPNLNLSAGMYFMTLVSGDKRRTTKVIKQ; translated from the coding sequence ATGGTATTCGACAAATTTACCGCATCCAATAATACGGCAACAAATAAAGTAGTCTGGCTACTGCTCCTGTTCAGTCTGGTGTACGGCCATAGCTTTGGTCAGACGACCCGCAAATACCTCGTTCTTCTGCGCGATAAGGCCAGTTCTCCGTACAGCATCAACCGACCCGATCAGTTTCTGTCCCAGCGGGCTATTCTGCGGAGACAGAAGCAGAACATTGCCGTTCTTGAGCGCGACTTACCGGTCAACCCCGCCTACATAACCCAACTCCAGCAGACGGGCGCTAAAATCTGGTTTCCTTCGCGCTGGCTCAATGCGGTACTGGTCGAAGCCACGGACGCGACGATTGCGACGATTCAAAAACTTTCGTTTGTCAAGGGACTGGAATTTGGCCGCTCGCTCAGCAACGCCCGTATCAGCGCCGAAACGAACGAAACTACGATCAACAAGTTTGCAAAAGTCAGTGCCACCGAGCCGCTGAATTATGGCGACTCAAAATCCCAGATCGAACAGATTGGCGCGGACAAGATGCACCAGCAAGGCTATCAGGGTGAGGGTATGCTGATCGCTGTGCTGGACGCCGGGTTTCTGAATGCCAATCGGGTCTCTTTTCTCAAACCTGTTTTCGATGAAAATCGCGTGTTGGGAACGTACGACTTTGTCCGGAAAGAAACCAGCGTTTATGAAGACGACTATCATGGCCTTTCCTGTCTATCAGCGATAGCGGCCACCGCTGACAACCAGCTTTACGGAACAGCGTATAAAGCGTCGTTTGTTTTGCTGCGCACCGAAGATGCTTTTTCAGAAAGCCGTGTTGAGGAAGCGAACTGGCTGTTTGGCGCAGAATACGCCGATAGTGCCGGTGTCGACGTAATCAGCTCGTCATTGGGTTATACCGAGTTTGACGACGTTTCGACCAATTATACCTACCAAAACATGGATGGGAAAACGGCTCTTTGCAGCCGGGCAGCTCAGATTGCAACCGAAACGGGCATGGTCGTGGTTGTTGCCGCTGGTAACGAAGGCAGTAAATCGTGGCATTACATCTCAACTCCTTCTGACGCGGTTTCTGTTCTGGCCATTGGTGCCGTTACTCAGGCCGGGCAGCGGGCATCGTTCAGTTCATTTGGTCCATCGGCCGATGGTCGCATAAAGCCCGATTTAGCCGCCCGAGGTCAGGGTACGATAGTCGGTTACCCCAGCGGAACCGGCTTTATTTCGTCAGGGGATGGCACCTCATTTGCAACACCGCTCATTGCCGGGTTAGCCGCTGGTTTCTGGCAATCGCATCCCAAACTGACGGCCGCTCAGGTGACGGCGAGTCTGCGCCAGTCGGGCAGTCAATACACAACACCCGATGATCAACTGGGCTACGGCATTCCAAATTTCGAGCGTGCATCGGCCATTGCTAGCACATACAGTCAGCTCCTGGTGTACCCAAATCCGTTCAGCGAGCGGGAGCCCCTGGCCGTTCAGTGGGGCGAGATCGATCCTAACGTACCCCTAAACGCGACGCTGGTCGACTTGGCCGGACGGGTCGTGTGGCAGACAAGTTTTACGTCCGTTGGCCTTTCTGCATTCGTTTTGCCAAACCTTAACCTGTCGGCGGGTATGTACTTCATGACCCTCGTTTCGGGCGATAAGCGACGAACAACGAAGGTGATCAAACAATAA
- a CDS encoding ABC transporter ATP-binding protein, translating into MLQAINLTKQYVPGQPPSLDRLNLNVQPGEIFCLLGQNGAGKTTTINLFMGFLKPTSGQALINGMDVAKHPQETKKFLAYLPETVMLYPNLTGLENLDFFAQLAGFRHTPGELRSLLSRAGLQTTAHTNRVGTYSKGMRQKVGIAIALAKQANVLLLDEPTSGLDPKASNEFSDMLTSLAQFGTAILMATHDIFRAREVGTRIGIMRAGHLVESLAANDLTANELEAIYLQTV; encoded by the coding sequence ATGTTACAAGCCATCAACTTAACCAAACAGTACGTTCCGGGTCAGCCACCATCCCTTGACAGGCTCAATCTGAACGTTCAGCCGGGTGAAATTTTTTGCCTGCTCGGGCAGAATGGAGCGGGTAAAACCACGACCATCAATCTGTTTATGGGATTCCTGAAACCCACGTCCGGACAGGCCCTGATCAACGGGATGGACGTGGCTAAACATCCGCAGGAAACTAAAAAATTTCTAGCCTATCTGCCTGAAACCGTTATGCTTTATCCAAACCTGACGGGTCTGGAAAATCTCGATTTTTTTGCCCAACTGGCCGGATTTCGTCACACACCCGGCGAACTGCGTAGCCTGCTCAGTCGCGCCGGGCTCCAGACGACAGCGCATACTAACCGGGTGGGTACGTACTCGAAGGGAATGCGTCAGAAGGTGGGCATTGCTATTGCGTTGGCAAAACAGGCCAACGTACTATTGCTCGACGAACCTACCAGCGGTCTGGACCCAAAGGCCAGCAATGAGTTTTCGGATATGCTCACGAGTCTGGCACAGTTCGGAACGGCTATTCTGATGGCTACTCACGATATTTTTCGGGCGCGGGAAGTGGGTACGCGTATTGGCATCATGCGGGCGGGTCACCTGGTCGAGTCGCTGGCGGCCAACGATCTGACGGCGAACGAACTCGAAGCGATCTATTTACAAACGGTCTGA
- a CDS encoding aldehyde dehydrogenase (NADP(+)) — protein MSTFQNPLTANFIGSEAVAGEGDFFNAFAPSIHEPLADEFTNVSSEQANEAVEKAATAFAGYKKLHPNQRADFLDTIATEIEALGDALIERAVLESGLPTGRLSGERGRTTGQLRMFAKLLREGSWVDARINPALPDRQPLPRPDLRQMLVPLGPVVVFGASNFPLAFSVAGGDTASALASGCPVVFKAHPSHPGTSSLVGQAIAAAATKTGMPDGVFSLLHADNEVAQQLVAHPAVKAVGFTGSRAGGLALQKVAQDRAEPIPVYAEMSAVNPVVVLPGAVQENAVNVAEGLAASVTLGVGQFCTNPGLVFLLDSPQTDVFLEAVADKIRASAPATMLNAGICQNYQKSVQHNRVIPGVRVLAESETPSEESRTEGRPAILTTTAPIFLCSPTLSDEVFGPTSLIITCQTEAELAECLETLEGQLTATLYATTDELSQSAFDWVSMLQAKAGRVLFGGFPTGVEVAEAMTHAGPFPATTDGGRSTSVGTGAILRFVRPFTFQSFPDALLPLALQKANPLGIWRNVDGELTKA, from the coding sequence ATGTCAACTTTTCAAAACCCACTTACGGCAAACTTCATTGGTAGTGAAGCCGTTGCTGGCGAGGGCGACTTTTTCAACGCCTTCGCTCCTTCGATTCACGAGCCGTTAGCCGATGAATTCACCAATGTATCCAGCGAACAGGCCAATGAGGCTGTCGAAAAAGCAGCCACCGCGTTTGCCGGGTACAAAAAACTCCATCCAAACCAACGCGCTGATTTTCTGGATACCATCGCCACGGAAATTGAAGCGCTCGGTGATGCGCTCATAGAACGGGCCGTTCTGGAAAGCGGCCTTCCCACCGGTCGTCTGTCCGGCGAGCGGGGTCGTACGACGGGTCAGCTCCGGATGTTTGCCAAACTACTCCGTGAAGGCTCCTGGGTAGACGCCCGTATCAACCCGGCTCTCCCCGATCGTCAGCCCCTGCCCCGCCCCGATCTGCGCCAGATGCTGGTTCCTCTGGGTCCAGTGGTGGTGTTTGGTGCCAGTAACTTTCCCCTGGCATTCTCGGTGGCTGGTGGTGATACGGCGTCGGCGCTGGCATCGGGCTGCCCGGTTGTTTTCAAGGCCCACCCTTCGCATCCTGGTACCTCATCGCTGGTCGGTCAGGCCATTGCTGCGGCAGCGACCAAAACAGGGATGCCCGACGGCGTCTTTTCCCTGCTGCATGCCGACAACGAAGTCGCGCAACAGTTAGTGGCTCACCCAGCCGTAAAGGCGGTCGGTTTCACCGGATCACGGGCGGGCGGCTTGGCTTTGCAGAAAGTGGCCCAGGATCGTGCGGAACCCATTCCGGTGTATGCTGAAATGAGCGCGGTTAATCCAGTTGTCGTGCTGCCGGGAGCCGTTCAGGAAAATGCAGTAAACGTAGCTGAAGGCCTGGCCGCATCAGTCACGCTCGGCGTCGGTCAGTTCTGTACGAATCCCGGTCTTGTGTTCCTGCTTGACTCACCACAGACGGACGTTTTTCTGGAAGCCGTTGCCGACAAAATACGGGCTTCGGCTCCGGCAACCATGCTCAATGCGGGTATTTGCCAGAACTACCAGAAAAGCGTTCAGCACAATCGGGTCATACCCGGTGTTCGTGTGCTGGCCGAATCAGAAACGCCTTCCGAAGAAAGTCGCACCGAAGGCAGACCCGCTATTCTGACAACAACAGCCCCGATTTTCCTGTGCAGCCCAACGTTAAGCGACGAGGTATTCGGGCCCACTTCGCTGATTATCACCTGCCAGACCGAAGCCGAACTGGCCGAATGCCTGGAAACGCTCGAAGGACAGTTGACCGCTACCCTCTATGCCACGACCGATGAGCTCAGTCAGTCGGCGTTTGATTGGGTTTCTATGTTGCAGGCGAAAGCCGGACGGGTGCTGTTCGGTGGTTTTCCAACCGGGGTCGAAGTGGCCGAAGCCATGACCCACGCTGGCCCATTCCCGGCAACTACCGATGGCGGACGTAGTACATCGGTCGGTACAGGAGCCATTCTGCGGTTTGTGCGGCCCTTCACCTTCCAGAGTTTTCCGGATGCGCTGTTGCCACTGGCCTTGCAAAAGGCTAACCCGCTTGGCATCTGGCGTAACGTAGACGGGGAGCTAACAAAAGCCTAA
- a CDS encoding ABC transporter permease: protein MALRIEKLIARQVWVTAFTNRAFLWLSLGIGLLLTYAAVTGWVTVRQQNATGRTYQQQARQDWLSNPDKHPHRMAHYGHFAFRPKAPLSVFDFGMESFLGNTIYLEAHKQNSVNFSEAGFSTGLLRFGEISLAMVLQLLLPLLLFFLGFGTIASDRETGTLKLLLSQGVSWRQLLAGKTLGLMAVMLTLYGPVMLATSALWFRLLEGTIGADQTIRLLLLLGAHFLYLSFFCVIAVLVSARSQTAKTALVSLIGLWLMLTLVLPRASQALGSYLYPAPSKVKFLADIQTDVLKEGDSHNPSDPHYKGLKDSLLMAYQVDSVQKLPFNYSGFVMAEGEKISAHLYNDHFQGLLAIYDQQNRFSKAMAFVDPYLAIRNLSMALSGTDFASYVDFQQQAEQYRYEMAQTMNDLQIRFISNRKPGPTDKPYQIDRKYWQKLPEFTYQPMAVGGVFRHEFIPLLAFVFWVGLLLVVAWRLTKTLKAV from the coding sequence ATGGCGCTACGAATAGAAAAACTGATTGCCCGCCAGGTCTGGGTAACGGCCTTTACCAACCGGGCCTTCCTCTGGTTGAGTTTGGGTATTGGCCTGCTGCTGACTTACGCAGCCGTTACGGGTTGGGTGACCGTTCGGCAACAGAATGCGACAGGCCGTACGTATCAGCAACAGGCGCGGCAGGATTGGCTGAGTAACCCCGATAAGCACCCGCACCGCATGGCGCACTACGGCCATTTCGCCTTCCGCCCCAAAGCCCCGCTGAGTGTGTTCGACTTTGGTATGGAGAGTTTTTTGGGCAACACCATTTATCTGGAAGCGCACAAGCAGAACAGCGTCAATTTTTCGGAAGCGGGGTTTTCAACAGGCCTGTTGCGGTTTGGCGAAATCAGCTTGGCGATGGTATTGCAACTACTGCTGCCGCTGCTCCTGTTTTTTCTGGGTTTTGGTACGATAGCCAGCGACCGCGAAACGGGTACGCTGAAACTGCTCCTGAGTCAGGGGGTAAGCTGGCGACAGCTTCTGGCGGGTAAAACGCTGGGGCTGATGGCCGTGATGCTGACTCTTTACGGGCCAGTAATGCTGGCAACCAGCGCACTCTGGTTTCGCTTGCTGGAGGGCACGATCGGCGCCGATCAAACCATCCGGCTATTGCTGCTGCTGGGCGCGCATTTTCTGTACCTTAGTTTCTTTTGCGTGATCGCCGTGTTGGTATCAGCTCGGAGCCAGACGGCAAAAACGGCCCTCGTATCGCTTATTGGCCTCTGGTTGATGCTCACACTGGTACTACCCAGAGCATCGCAGGCACTGGGTTCTTACCTGTATCCGGCCCCTTCGAAAGTGAAATTTCTGGCCGATATTCAGACGGATGTGTTGAAGGAAGGCGACAGCCACAACCCCAGTGATCCGCATTACAAAGGGCTTAAAGATTCGCTCCTGATGGCCTATCAGGTGGATTCGGTGCAGAAGCTGCCCTTCAACTACAGCGGGTTTGTGATGGCCGAGGGCGAAAAGATCAGTGCCCATCTCTACAACGACCATTTCCAGGGCTTGCTGGCCATTTACGACCAGCAGAACCGCTTCTCGAAAGCGATGGCATTTGTGGACCCGTATCTGGCCATTCGAAATCTGTCGATGGCCCTGTCGGGAACGGACTTTGCCAGCTACGTTGATTTTCAGCAGCAGGCCGAACAGTATCGCTACGAGATGGCCCAGACCATGAACGACTTACAGATTCGGTTCATCAGCAACCGGAAGCCGGGTCCAACTGACAAACCGTACCAGATCGATAGAAAATACTGGCAGAAACTTCCCGAGTTCACTTACCAACCGATGGCGGTAGGGGGCGTTTTTCGGCATGAGTTCATCCCGCTGCTGGCGTTTGTTTTTTGGGTGGGACTGCTGCTGGTCGTGGCGTGGCGATTAACCAAAACGTTAAAAGCAGTTTAG
- a CDS encoding DUF2911 domain-containing protein: protein MRKLTLSAATLCLAAQLSTAQIKLPSPSPGATVMQTIGTTDITINYSRPSLKGRTPFTDAFVPMGKVWRTGANGATAFTTSTDLMVNGKTLPAGSYALLSMPDRNDWTLIFSKNKAVTEQTYKQDEDVLRVPLKQAMAGEKIETFTIGFSDLTDSTAKLNIMWADVKVSADLRVDVNANSAANVDKAVAEKPDDAAVLQAAASYNLSKGRNLDQALTWIDKSVSMKESYRNLFIKSQILGKMGKYADALPIAQKALSMGQTSNDAAFPFFKDGIEKSIAEYTAKVPAAPAMKGAKGKKKA from the coding sequence ATGCGCAAACTTACCCTTTCAGCCGCTACCCTTTGCCTGGCGGCTCAATTATCCACCGCCCAGATTAAATTACCCTCTCCAAGTCCCGGTGCAACGGTCATGCAGACAATTGGCACCACCGACATTACCATCAACTATTCGCGCCCGAGTTTGAAAGGTCGCACACCCTTCACGGATGCGTTCGTGCCAATGGGCAAAGTCTGGCGGACAGGCGCCAACGGGGCAACCGCGTTTACAACATCGACTGATCTGATGGTCAACGGGAAGACGTTACCAGCCGGCAGTTACGCGCTTCTGTCGATGCCCGACAGGAATGACTGGACTTTAATTTTCAGCAAGAACAAAGCCGTTACGGAGCAGACCTACAAACAGGACGAGGACGTCCTTCGCGTTCCGCTCAAGCAAGCGATGGCTGGCGAGAAAATCGAAACGTTCACCATCGGATTCAGCGACCTGACCGACAGCACGGCTAAACTGAACATTATGTGGGCCGATGTAAAGGTAAGTGCTGATCTGCGCGTCGATGTGAATGCCAACTCAGCCGCGAATGTTGACAAAGCCGTAGCTGAGAAGCCCGACGATGCAGCCGTATTGCAGGCTGCCGCCAGTTACAACCTCTCGAAAGGTCGTAATCTGGATCAGGCGCTAACCTGGATCGACAAATCGGTGTCTATGAAAGAATCGTACCGCAATCTGTTTATAAAGTCGCAGATTCTGGGCAAAATGGGCAAGTACGCCGATGCGCTGCCAATCGCGCAGAAAGCGTTATCGATGGGTCAAACCTCGAACGATGCGGCCTTCCCGTTTTTCAAAGATGGCATCGAAAAAAGCATCGCGGAATATACAGCAAAAGTACCGGCCGCACCCGCGATGAAAGGCGCGAAAGGCAAGAAGAAAGCGTAA
- a CDS encoding NUDIX hydrolase gives MHRYHLLTLLRQHKPTDHSEQVMTKATIAFIEANPACFERSLLIGHVTGSAWIVSPDRQNAVLIHHRKLDRWFQPGGHADGDPVIAGVAFREAEEETGLKSLQFIHPEIFDVDVHLIPARGDVPEHLHYDIRFLLEADPHEPFILTDEVNAVRWLSMDEISRLTDSESILRMVRKSDD, from the coding sequence ATGCACCGATACCACTTACTTACGTTACTACGCCAGCACAAACCGACGGATCATTCAGAACAGGTGATGACCAAGGCTACAATTGCCTTTATTGAGGCAAATCCAGCTTGTTTTGAGCGTTCGCTACTCATCGGGCACGTCACGGGTTCGGCCTGGATCGTTAGCCCAGATCGTCAGAATGCCGTATTGATCCATCACAGAAAGCTCGATCGCTGGTTTCAGCCGGGTGGTCATGCCGATGGTGATCCTGTCATTGCCGGTGTTGCTTTTCGCGAAGCCGAAGAGGAGACGGGGCTTAAATCATTACAATTTATTCATCCGGAAATCTTCGATGTCGATGTTCATCTCATTCCGGCGCGGGGTGATGTACCCGAACATCTTCATTACGATATCCGGTTTTTACTCGAAGCCGATCCCCACGAACCATTTATACTGACCGACGAGGTCAATGCCGTCCGCTGGCTCTCGATGGATGAAATAAGCCGACTAACTGATTCAGAATCGATCCTACGAATGGTCAGAAAAAGTGATGATTAA